The following proteins are encoded in a genomic region of Xenopus laevis strain J_2021 chromosome 3L, Xenopus_laevis_v10.1, whole genome shotgun sequence:
- the LOC121400985 gene encoding putative uncharacterized protein DDB_G0287113: MEEITIKTSLLTLYVVLEDFREEDTDFKALASYYEHHYRVHFGKNVVLEDFLLLYYIDPRTTHRDNIYEYWVMIDYLEVLERECVALYSEELLPPEASSEHRRWGQHFEYLRLQNTIQWHLHQLAMTLWEREQKLQEAAGEEQKASPAAEGEEEGAPAAEEEKEEGAPGVQQAPAAEEEEQREEGAPGEQAPAAEEREDRATGEEQAPTEEEEREEGDPWEQQAPAPEEEKEEEAAKEQAPEVEETIEVPPVVERPTLRKRVKKAIMKRLRRVWVMYQFTDNYPSSRDTSCCPMQLHFTSCSSEHFQSEQ; this comes from the exons ATGGAGGAGATAACGATCAAGACATCTctcctg ACGCTGTACGTCGTCCTGGAGGACTTCAGGGAGGAAGACACCGACTTTAAGGCCCTtgcctcttattacg aacatcactaccgggtccaCTTCGGCAAGAACGtcgtcct agaggACTTTCTTCTTCTCTATTACATCGACCCGAGGACGACGCACAGAGACAACATTTACGAGTACTGGGTGATGATCGATTATCTG gaagtgctcGAGAGGGAGTGTGTCGCCCTCTACAGTGAGGAgttgctgcctcct GAAGCATCATCGGAACACCGGAGATGGGGGCAGCATTTCGAGTATCTGCGGCTGCAGAAT ACTATCCAATGGCACCTTCACCAGCTTGCCATGACGCTCTGGGAGAGGGAGCAGAAGCTGCAGGAGGCTgctgg TGAGGAACAAAAGGCAAGTCCTGCAGctgagggagaggaggaaggagctcctgcagcagaggaggagaaggaagagggagctcctggagtacaacaagctcctgcagcagaggaggaagagcagagagaagagggagctcctggagaACAAGCTCCTGCTGCGGAGGAGAGAGAGGACAGAGCAACTGGAGAAGAACAAGCTCCtacggaggaggaggagagagaagagggagacCCTTGGGAACAACAGGCTCCTGCAccggaggaggagaaagaagaggaagcAGCTAAAGAACAAGCTCCTGAGGTGGAAGAGACCATCGAAGTTCCTCCGGTGGTAGAAAGGCCGACCCTCCGAAAACGGGTCAAGAAGGCCATAATGAAGAGGCTCCGCAGggtttgggtaatgtatcaatttactgacaattaccctTCTTCTAGAGATACCtcatgttgtccaatgcagctccactttacttcctgctcttctgagcattttcaatcagaacaatag